A portion of the Stigmatella aurantiaca DW4/3-1 genome contains these proteins:
- a CDS encoding NAD(P)-dependent alcohol dehydrogenase produces the protein MKVSFHRRFGGPEVLEWIERPEPTPGPGQILVRVRATTVSAADWRALTNTFPGGVRLVAGARFGYFTPRHTVLGNDFAGVVTALGPGTTRFDVGDAVVGQTGLRFGTHAEYVLVPEARGLAKKPENLSFEEAASLPFGGVTSLSFLAAAKLAPGAEVLVNGATGAVGSAAVQISKHLGARVTAVCRTEHTELAKTLGADEVVDYTRDDFAKVGRSWEVILDTAGTATYGRVKSVLRPNGRLLLVNGTLADGLRAPWVAMTSDKRIVVAGAAPVEDPMEQLVRLADRGALRPTVGRVLAFAQIADAYREVASGHKLGSTVLSVG, from the coding sequence ATGAAGGTCTCGTTCCATCGGCGGTTCGGCGGACCGGAGGTGCTCGAGTGGATCGAGCGACCAGAGCCCACCCCAGGCCCCGGGCAAATCCTCGTTCGCGTTCGGGCCACGACGGTGTCCGCTGCCGATTGGCGCGCATTGACCAACACGTTTCCTGGCGGTGTTCGCCTCGTCGCTGGGGCTCGGTTCGGCTACTTCACGCCGCGTCACACGGTTCTCGGAAACGACTTCGCCGGCGTGGTCACGGCGCTCGGCCCCGGCACCACGCGCTTCGACGTCGGTGACGCCGTGGTGGGGCAGACGGGGCTCCGCTTCGGAACGCATGCCGAGTACGTCCTGGTACCGGAGGCGAGAGGGCTCGCGAAGAAGCCAGAGAATCTGAGCTTCGAAGAGGCGGCCTCCCTCCCGTTCGGTGGGGTGACGAGCCTCTCGTTCCTCGCCGCGGCCAAGCTCGCTCCCGGCGCCGAGGTACTCGTGAACGGTGCCACGGGTGCCGTTGGAAGCGCGGCGGTCCAGATCTCCAAGCACCTCGGCGCACGCGTCACAGCGGTCTGCCGGACCGAACACACGGAACTCGCCAAGACGCTCGGCGCCGATGAAGTCGTCGACTACACCCGCGATGACTTCGCCAAGGTCGGCCGATCTTGGGAGGTCATCCTGGACACCGCGGGGACGGCGACCTACGGGCGAGTGAAATCCGTGCTTCGCCCGAATGGCCGGCTTCTTCTGGTCAACGGTACACTGGCCGATGGGCTCCGCGCGCCGTGGGTCGCCATGACGAGCGACAAGAGGATCGTCGTTGCCGGGGCGGCACCGGTGGAAGATCCGATGGAGCAGCTCGTTCGTTTGGCCGATCGAGGCGCGCTCAGGCCGACAGTTGGCAGGGTCCTGGCCTTTGCGCAGATCGCAGACGCGTACCGCGAGGTGGCGTCCGGCCACAAGCTCGGAAGCACAGTGCTCTCGGTCGGCTGA
- the dpdJ gene encoding protein DpdJ has protein sequence MSRDARQHHGLEFLGELERAEAALLSWGIVDSYFTREELLQNASSFLSKNPSAGFNTPDELLAWLEEKRLLWNVPNHAEAGQYRSRMAETLRLLARLRQIFPGDPQKRWRSAKPLVADFRLLLRPRAFPARTLEPQKVLDELKGLSERQQAVLRALLRIDSKEPMRLAGFQLAATKSILSRAASRRASGTIVCAGTGSGKTHAFYLPAFTAMSSWIDGHPWTKCMALYPRNELLKDQLRESLGQVARINPVLSKDKSACLSIGVLYGDVPWDAEDLSTEALRNKKYMDAWEPVAEKNALRCPLSDCPQCRHRLLWALSDIHHGTERLSCESCGFTLGPQSLRITRKRMIAEPPDLLFTTTEMLNRRMATFGKLFGFGVPEEQLPRLVLLDEVHTYEGIHGAQVALLLRRWQKLTGAKPHFVGLSATLADPERFFADLTGVKRGEVVAAIPEPSEFIYKGMEYLVALRGDPVSGASLLSTSIQTVMLMRRALEPTGSTPEAYGSKVFAFTDNLDVNNRLFFDTQDAEGWKRSGEPNKRSPWGSLATLRARAHPEHTARLADGQSWDIAEWIGHSLAPGARVPVERVSSLDRGIDRKAEIVVATSSLEVGFDDPHVGAVVQHKAPLSSAAFLQRKGRAGRSHVMRPWTLVVLSDFGRDRTAYRSYEQLFSPELPPRSLPIGNRHVLKMQATYVLLDWLSYTDRRIDPWSDLTAPSDGPEKQKRQQAAVKCLRALLEDQRERERFKGYLQDALHLDDSTAQALLWDPPRALLTSVIPTWLRQLERNWRVASTHLVESTEGFTKKVPLPEFIPATLFGDLNIPEVEILLKNRFRNRPEWMPIDQSLREFAPGHVSHRFSIEHIQQRNWIPVPRGGGSLRLEDFCGPEHALDLGRFPVPGAAEEVAVVRPLQLTTSEPPSEVLSSSNAFLQWLTALRPTADGLELDLPRHSQWRELITCLKVHTHALSQPVELTRYAPAINVSLKLEGGEEFEGKVTFERQAANGRMEPAALGFNAEVDALEIGLNLPEPLAPLCATDPELMRGLRPALFHHRLQEDERLDGLANRFQRDWLGDAYLSALALEALSSGSTLEQAQERLRGQEGVLLGKALDTLFMALPAGDNLTGEDDTDDEAPGNLLRSRRHQALVDLLDGPSVLAALNDAARVLWAPPDASWEPWLRRRVRATLGTACLGTLQLLCAQIDAGDLLLELDAEGAKDSSRIWLTEAALGGAAVIEAFLARYGEDPRRFFDLLESILAPSDFEEIDTQLRELLGRITGSRGPRDEALARAVEETRASGGHQALSQRSHALRRMLAERGFVVNQPVVAAIFARPLRPGSSLATDALLSRILADWDAEEARLGIELDLRLIASRESGNDTLEAALGYPEAVPGDRAAWRFSALMGLLWPRGSGIRAESMKTTNPYCSLPPTDRRLALMLLPRRHDEVRLEDPDWMETLTTQLVQHGSARLSGPVTEPERLREAILAVLIEPLDTYTLLVHPHVRGTRREQGRMAVLFDLPEAVQ, from the coding sequence ATGAGCCGTGACGCGCGACAGCACCACGGCCTGGAGTTCCTGGGTGAGCTGGAGCGAGCCGAAGCGGCGCTCCTGTCGTGGGGAATTGTCGACAGCTATTTCACCCGCGAGGAGCTCTTGCAAAATGCATCCAGCTTCCTCTCCAAGAACCCGTCCGCCGGATTCAACACTCCGGATGAGCTTCTCGCCTGGCTTGAGGAGAAGCGCCTTCTCTGGAACGTGCCAAACCACGCCGAGGCAGGCCAGTACCGCTCGCGAATGGCGGAGACGCTCCGGCTGCTCGCCCGGCTGCGGCAGATCTTTCCCGGCGACCCACAGAAGCGATGGCGAAGCGCGAAGCCGTTGGTGGCGGACTTCCGCCTGTTGCTCCGTCCTCGTGCCTTCCCTGCTCGAACACTTGAGCCCCAAAAGGTTCTCGATGAACTCAAAGGGCTCAGCGAGCGGCAGCAAGCGGTGCTTCGGGCCTTGCTCCGAATCGACTCGAAGGAGCCGATGAGGCTGGCGGGCTTCCAGCTCGCCGCGACAAAGTCCATCCTCAGCCGGGCTGCTTCCCGGCGTGCCTCAGGCACCATCGTCTGCGCAGGAACTGGCAGTGGGAAAACGCACGCGTTTTACCTGCCGGCGTTCACTGCGATGTCCAGCTGGATCGATGGACACCCCTGGACAAAGTGCATGGCGCTCTACCCACGCAATGAGTTGCTGAAGGACCAACTGCGCGAGTCACTGGGCCAGGTGGCTCGCATCAACCCAGTGCTTTCCAAGGACAAGAGCGCATGCCTGTCGATCGGTGTCCTGTACGGAGATGTCCCCTGGGACGCGGAAGATCTCTCGACGGAAGCGCTGCGGAACAAAAAGTACATGGATGCATGGGAGCCGGTGGCGGAGAAGAACGCGCTCCGTTGTCCCCTGAGCGATTGCCCCCAGTGCCGCCACCGGCTGCTGTGGGCCCTCTCAGACATCCACCATGGCACGGAGCGGCTCTCCTGCGAATCCTGTGGCTTCACCCTGGGGCCGCAGTCCCTGCGCATCACACGCAAGCGCATGATCGCCGAGCCTCCGGACCTGCTGTTCACCACCACCGAAATGCTCAACAGGCGGATGGCCACCTTTGGCAAGCTGTTCGGGTTCGGGGTTCCCGAGGAGCAGCTGCCGCGGCTCGTGCTGCTCGACGAGGTCCATACGTACGAGGGCATCCACGGTGCGCAGGTGGCACTCCTGCTCCGGCGCTGGCAGAAGCTCACGGGAGCAAAGCCCCACTTCGTGGGTCTGTCCGCCACCCTTGCCGATCCGGAACGCTTCTTCGCTGACTTGACCGGCGTGAAGCGGGGTGAGGTTGTCGCGGCGATCCCGGAGCCGTCTGAGTTCATCTACAAGGGGATGGAATACCTGGTGGCGCTCCGTGGGGATCCCGTTTCCGGCGCGAGCCTGCTGTCCACCTCCATTCAGACAGTCATGCTCATGCGGCGGGCGCTCGAGCCCACCGGAAGTACGCCCGAGGCCTACGGCAGCAAGGTGTTCGCCTTCACAGACAACCTCGACGTCAATAACCGCCTCTTCTTCGACACGCAGGATGCCGAGGGCTGGAAGCGGAGTGGGGAGCCCAACAAGCGCAGCCCTTGGGGCTCGCTGGCCACCCTGCGTGCTCGCGCTCACCCCGAGCACACAGCGCGTCTGGCCGATGGCCAATCGTGGGACATCGCCGAGTGGATCGGCCACTCCCTGGCGCCCGGCGCCCGCGTTCCAGTGGAACGGGTGAGCTCTCTGGACCGAGGGATCGACCGGAAGGCGGAGATCGTCGTGGCGACCTCGTCTCTTGAGGTGGGATTCGATGACCCACACGTTGGGGCGGTCGTGCAGCACAAGGCCCCCCTGAGTTCCGCCGCCTTCTTGCAACGGAAGGGCCGTGCCGGCCGTTCCCATGTCATGCGGCCGTGGACCCTCGTCGTCCTCTCGGACTTCGGACGAGACCGGACCGCTTACCGGAGCTACGAGCAGCTCTTCTCGCCCGAACTGCCCCCCCGCTCTCTTCCCATCGGAAACCGGCATGTCCTGAAGATGCAGGCCACCTACGTCCTGCTCGACTGGCTGTCATACACGGACCGGCGGATCGACCCGTGGTCGGACCTCACCGCTCCAAGCGACGGCCCGGAAAAGCAGAAGCGTCAGCAGGCCGCCGTCAAGTGCCTCCGGGCCCTGCTGGAGGATCAGCGCGAGCGCGAGCGCTTCAAGGGCTATCTGCAGGATGCGCTGCACCTGGACGACTCCACCGCCCAAGCACTCCTCTGGGACCCCCCTCGCGCCCTGCTCACATCCGTGATTCCTACTTGGTTGCGCCAGTTGGAGCGCAACTGGCGGGTGGCTTCCACCCATCTGGTGGAATCGACGGAGGGCTTCACAAAGAAGGTTCCGCTGCCAGAGTTCATCCCTGCCACGCTCTTCGGCGACCTCAACATTCCCGAGGTGGAGATCCTCCTGAAGAACCGGTTCCGCAACCGCCCCGAATGGATGCCCATCGATCAATCGCTCCGTGAGTTCGCGCCGGGACACGTCTCACACCGCTTCAGCATCGAGCACATCCAGCAGCGGAATTGGATCCCCGTTCCCCGGGGTGGAGGCAGTCTCCGGCTGGAGGATTTCTGCGGACCAGAGCACGCCCTGGATCTCGGCCGGTTTCCGGTACCGGGCGCGGCAGAAGAAGTGGCCGTGGTGCGGCCGCTCCAACTCACGACAAGCGAACCCCCTTCGGAGGTCCTCTCTTCTTCGAATGCATTTCTCCAGTGGCTCACCGCCCTGCGTCCCACTGCTGATGGGCTTGAACTCGACCTGCCCCGCCACTCGCAGTGGAGGGAGTTGATCACCTGCTTGAAAGTCCACACCCACGCGCTCTCGCAGCCGGTGGAACTCACTCGCTACGCGCCCGCGATAAACGTGTCGCTCAAACTGGAGGGAGGAGAGGAATTCGAAGGAAAGGTGACCTTCGAACGGCAAGCAGCGAACGGCCGGATGGAGCCAGCAGCCCTGGGCTTCAACGCCGAGGTTGACGCGCTGGAGATTGGGCTGAACCTTCCCGAGCCGCTCGCGCCCCTCTGCGCAACCGATCCGGAGTTGATGCGCGGCCTGCGCCCCGCCCTCTTCCACCATCGCCTGCAAGAAGATGAGCGGCTCGACGGGCTGGCGAATCGCTTCCAGCGCGACTGGCTGGGGGATGCCTACCTCTCGGCCTTGGCGTTGGAGGCGCTGAGCAGTGGAAGTACCCTGGAGCAAGCGCAAGAGCGGCTCCGTGGCCAAGAGGGGGTGCTGCTTGGGAAGGCGCTCGACACGCTCTTCATGGCCCTGCCCGCCGGAGACAACCTCACCGGCGAGGATGACACCGATGACGAGGCTCCCGGCAACCTCCTGCGCTCCCGTCGCCACCAAGCGCTCGTCGATCTGCTGGATGGCCCTTCGGTGCTGGCGGCGCTGAACGATGCGGCGCGCGTTCTATGGGCCCCGCCGGACGCCTCCTGGGAACCCTGGCTGCGGCGGCGCGTCAGGGCCACGCTGGGCACGGCCTGCTTGGGGACCCTCCAGCTGCTGTGTGCCCAGATCGACGCGGGAGATCTCCTGCTCGAGCTGGATGCCGAAGGCGCGAAAGACAGCTCGCGGATCTGGCTGACCGAGGCCGCCCTGGGGGGAGCTGCCGTGATCGAGGCATTCCTGGCACGCTATGGCGAAGATCCCCGGCGCTTCTTCGATCTGCTCGAGTCCATCCTGGCTCCCTCTGATTTCGAGGAGATCGACACCCAACTCCGGGAGTTGCTGGGACGTATCACTGGCAGCCGCGGCCCTCGGGACGAGGCGCTTGCCCGGGCGGTGGAGGAAACACGCGCATCGGGAGGCCATCAGGCGTTGAGCCAGCGTTCACATGCCTTGCGCCGCATGCTCGCGGAGCGTGGCTTCGTGGTCAACCAGCCCGTGGTGGCGGCGATCTTTGCCAGGCCGCTGCGCCCAGGCAGTTCACTTGCAACAGATGCGCTGCTCTCGCGGATCCTCGCGGACTGGGATGCCGAAGAGGCACGGCTGGGAATCGAGCTCGATCTTCGGCTGATCGCCAGCCGCGAGAGCGGCAACGACACGCTGGAGGCCGCGCTGGGATACCCGGAAGCGGTTCCTGGCGACCGGGCAGCGTGGCGCTTCTCCGCGCTCATGGGCCTTCTCTGGCCCCGCGGATCGGGAATCCGCGCCGAGAGCATGAAGACGACCAATCCCTATTGCTCCTTGCCTCCCACTGACCGCCGCCTTGCACTGATGCTGCTGCCACGCAGACATGACGAGGTGCGGCTGGAGGATCCGGACTGGATGGAGACACTCACCACCCAGCTCGTCCAGCACGGCTCGGCACGGCTCTCCGGGCCTGTCACCGAGCCCGA